In Oryza sativa Japonica Group chromosome 3, ASM3414082v1, one DNA window encodes the following:
- the LOC4332132 gene encoding glucan endo-1,3-beta-glucosidase 7 isoform X1, translating into MGARRWLDAAVTSGLLQALLFHLATSQSFIGVNYGTIADNLPPPASTANLLKSTSIGKVRLYEPQPDLVAALAGSNISILLGVPNGDVPNLASSPAAASAWAAANIPTTVPVSAISVGNELLNSGDPTLAPQLLPAMQNLLAALPAGSTTKISTVHSMAVLSSSDPPSSGAFHADLAGSLDPVLDFLKQNGAPFMINPYPYFAYASDTRPETLAFCLFQPNPGRVDAGSGLTYTNMFDAQLDAIRAALDAKGYSGVDIVIAETGWPYKGDADEGGATVDNARAYNGNLVAHLKSQVGTPRTPGKSVDTYLFALYDEDLKGGPESERSFGLYRTDLTANYDIGLAAAPGTAAPATVTPVTVQNTPQPSRGMTPTGYCVTAAGVPGTTQGQQVPQTSSCYIPAGAVSRRADAAVRRLVWLGVLLCLVTLVRK; encoded by the exons ATGGGGGCGAGGAGGTGGCTGGATGCTGCTGTCACCTCTGGGCTGCTGCAAGCGCTCCTCTTCCACTTGGCAA CGTCGCAGTCGTTCATCGGAGTGAACTATGGGACGATAGCCGacaacctcccgccgccggcgtcgacggcCAACCTGCTGAAGTCGACGTCCATCGGCAAGGTCCGCCTCTACGAGCCCCAGCCGGACCTCGTCGCCGCGCTCGCGGGCTCCAACATCTCCATCCTCCTCGGCGTCCCGAACGGCGACGTCCCCAACCTCGCGTCCTCCCCGGCGGCAGCGTCGGCCTGGGCTGCCGCGAACATCCCGACCACGGTGCCCGTCTCCGCCATCTCCGTCGGCAACGAGCTGCTCAACTCCGGCGATCCCACCCTCGCGCCGCAGCTCCTCCCCGCCATGCAGaacctcctcgccgcgctccccGCCGGCTCAACCACCAAG ATCTCGACCGTGCATTCCATGGCGGTGCTCTCGTCGTCGGACCCGCCGTCGTCGGGCGCGTTCCACGCCGACCTCGCCGGGAGCCTGGACCCGGTGCTGGACTTCCTGAAGCAGAACGGCGCGCCGTTCATGATCAACCCGTACCCGTACTTCGCCTACGCCTCCGACACGCGGCCGGAGACGCTGGCGTTCTGCCTGTTCCAGCCGAACCCGGGGCGCGTCGACGCCGGGTCAGGGCTCACCTACACCAACATGTTCGACGCGCAGCTGGACGCCATCCGCGCGGCGCTGGACGCCAAGGGGTACAGCGGCGTGGACATCGTCATCGCCGAGACCGGGTGGCCGTACAagggcgacgccgacgagggcGGCGCCACGGTGGACAACGCCAGGGCGTACAACGGCAACCTCGTCGCGCACCTCAAGTCGCAGGTCGGCACGCCGCGGACGCCAGGCAAATCGGTGGACACGTACCTCTTCGCGCTCTACGACGAGGACCTCAAGGGTGGGCCGGAGTCCGAGCGGTCGTTCGGCCTCTACCGGACTGACCTCACGGCGAACTACGACATCgggctcgccgccgctcccggcacGGCGGCTCCGGCCACCGTTACTCCAGTTACGGTGCAG AACACGCCGCAGCCGAGCAGAGGGATGACGCCGACGGGGTACTGTGTGACGGCGGCCGGCGTGCCGGGGACGACGCAGGGGCAGCAGGTGCCGCAGACCAGCTCGTGCTACATCCCCGCAGGCGCGGTTTCGCGGCGAGCTGACGCCGCCGTGCGTCGGCTTGTTTGGCTTGGAGTGTTGCTTTGCCTGGTGACTTTAGTCCGCAAGTAG
- the LOC4332133 gene encoding uncharacterized protein, with amino-acid sequence MITRAKLVEQLREHQIRSAQSYSAALAVFSPSPHIASRRDLKVALFYAILFCFVMVSCYVALYLRWFRLSAIFVVFGILLPVGLKISRHRRLKRKRERRLLLPLSM; translated from the exons ATGATCACTCGAGCGAAGCTGGTGGAGCAGCTGAGAGAGCACCAGATCCGGTCGGCGCAGTCCTactccgccgccctcgccgtctTCTCGCCCAGCCCTCACATCGCCTCCAG GCGGGATCTCAAGGTTGCTCTCTTCTATGCtatcttgttttgttttgtcATGGTGTCCTGCTATGTTGCCCTTTACTTGAGATGGTTCAGACTTTCAGCCATCTTTGTAGTTTTCGGAATTCTCCTTCCAGTAGGTCTCAAAATATCTAGGCATAGAAGGCTGAAGAGGAAAAGAGAAAGGAGATTGTTGTTACCTTTGTCCATGTGA
- the LOC4332132 gene encoding glucan endo-1,3-beta-glucosidase 7 isoform X2, with protein MGARRWLDAAVTSGLLQALLFHLATSQSFIGVNYGTIADNLPPPASTANLLKSTSIGKVRLYEPQPDLVAALAGSNISILLGVPNGDVPNLASSPAAASAWAAANIPTTVPVSAISVGNELLNSGDPTLAPQLLPAMQNLLAALPAGSTTKISTVHSMAVLSSSDPPSSGAFHADLAGSLDPVLDFLKQNGAPFMINPYPYFAYASDTRPETLAFCLFQPNPGRVDAGSGLTYTNMFDAQLDAIRAALDAKGYSGVDIVIAETGWPYKGDADEGGATVDNARAYNGNLVAHLKSQVGTPRTPGKSVDTYLFALYDEDLKGGPESERSFGLYRTDLTANYDIGLAAAPGTAAPATVTPVTNTPQPSRGMTPTGYCVTAAGVPGTTQGQQVPQTSSCYIPAGAVSRRADAAVRRLVWLGVLLCLVTLVRK; from the exons ATGGGGGCGAGGAGGTGGCTGGATGCTGCTGTCACCTCTGGGCTGCTGCAAGCGCTCCTCTTCCACTTGGCAA CGTCGCAGTCGTTCATCGGAGTGAACTATGGGACGATAGCCGacaacctcccgccgccggcgtcgacggcCAACCTGCTGAAGTCGACGTCCATCGGCAAGGTCCGCCTCTACGAGCCCCAGCCGGACCTCGTCGCCGCGCTCGCGGGCTCCAACATCTCCATCCTCCTCGGCGTCCCGAACGGCGACGTCCCCAACCTCGCGTCCTCCCCGGCGGCAGCGTCGGCCTGGGCTGCCGCGAACATCCCGACCACGGTGCCCGTCTCCGCCATCTCCGTCGGCAACGAGCTGCTCAACTCCGGCGATCCCACCCTCGCGCCGCAGCTCCTCCCCGCCATGCAGaacctcctcgccgcgctccccGCCGGCTCAACCACCAAG ATCTCGACCGTGCATTCCATGGCGGTGCTCTCGTCGTCGGACCCGCCGTCGTCGGGCGCGTTCCACGCCGACCTCGCCGGGAGCCTGGACCCGGTGCTGGACTTCCTGAAGCAGAACGGCGCGCCGTTCATGATCAACCCGTACCCGTACTTCGCCTACGCCTCCGACACGCGGCCGGAGACGCTGGCGTTCTGCCTGTTCCAGCCGAACCCGGGGCGCGTCGACGCCGGGTCAGGGCTCACCTACACCAACATGTTCGACGCGCAGCTGGACGCCATCCGCGCGGCGCTGGACGCCAAGGGGTACAGCGGCGTGGACATCGTCATCGCCGAGACCGGGTGGCCGTACAagggcgacgccgacgagggcGGCGCCACGGTGGACAACGCCAGGGCGTACAACGGCAACCTCGTCGCGCACCTCAAGTCGCAGGTCGGCACGCCGCGGACGCCAGGCAAATCGGTGGACACGTACCTCTTCGCGCTCTACGACGAGGACCTCAAGGGTGGGCCGGAGTCCGAGCGGTCGTTCGGCCTCTACCGGACTGACCTCACGGCGAACTACGACATCgggctcgccgccgctcccggcacGGCGGCTCCGGCCACCGTTACTCCAGTTACG AACACGCCGCAGCCGAGCAGAGGGATGACGCCGACGGGGTACTGTGTGACGGCGGCCGGCGTGCCGGGGACGACGCAGGGGCAGCAGGTGCCGCAGACCAGCTCGTGCTACATCCCCGCAGGCGCGGTTTCGCGGCGAGCTGACGCCGCCGTGCGTCGGCTTGTTTGGCTTGGAGTGTTGCTTTGCCTGGTGACTTTAGTCCGCAAGTAG
- the LOC4332132 gene encoding glucan endo-1,3-beta-glucosidase 7 isoform X3 codes for MGARRWLDAAVTSGLLQALLFHLATSQSFIGVNYGTIADNLPPPASTANLLKSTSIGKVRLYEPQPDLVAALAGSNISILLGVPNGDVPNLASSPAAASAWAAANIPTTVPVSAISVGNELLNSGDPTLAPQLLPAMQNLLAALPAGSTTKISTVHSMAVLSSSDPPSSGAFHADLAGSLDPVLDFLKQNGAPFMINPYPYFAYASDTRPETLAFCLFQPNPGRVDAGSGLTYTNMFDAQLDAIRAALDAKGYSGVDIVIAETGWPYKGDADEGGATVDNARAYNGNLVAHLKSQVGTPRTPGKSVDTYLFALYDEDLKGGPESERSFGLYRTDLTANYDIGLAAAPGTAAPATVTPNTPQPSRGMTPTGYCVTAAGVPGTTQGQQVPQTSSCYIPAGAVSRRADAAVRRLVWLGVLLCLVTLVRK; via the exons ATGGGGGCGAGGAGGTGGCTGGATGCTGCTGTCACCTCTGGGCTGCTGCAAGCGCTCCTCTTCCACTTGGCAA CGTCGCAGTCGTTCATCGGAGTGAACTATGGGACGATAGCCGacaacctcccgccgccggcgtcgacggcCAACCTGCTGAAGTCGACGTCCATCGGCAAGGTCCGCCTCTACGAGCCCCAGCCGGACCTCGTCGCCGCGCTCGCGGGCTCCAACATCTCCATCCTCCTCGGCGTCCCGAACGGCGACGTCCCCAACCTCGCGTCCTCCCCGGCGGCAGCGTCGGCCTGGGCTGCCGCGAACATCCCGACCACGGTGCCCGTCTCCGCCATCTCCGTCGGCAACGAGCTGCTCAACTCCGGCGATCCCACCCTCGCGCCGCAGCTCCTCCCCGCCATGCAGaacctcctcgccgcgctccccGCCGGCTCAACCACCAAG ATCTCGACCGTGCATTCCATGGCGGTGCTCTCGTCGTCGGACCCGCCGTCGTCGGGCGCGTTCCACGCCGACCTCGCCGGGAGCCTGGACCCGGTGCTGGACTTCCTGAAGCAGAACGGCGCGCCGTTCATGATCAACCCGTACCCGTACTTCGCCTACGCCTCCGACACGCGGCCGGAGACGCTGGCGTTCTGCCTGTTCCAGCCGAACCCGGGGCGCGTCGACGCCGGGTCAGGGCTCACCTACACCAACATGTTCGACGCGCAGCTGGACGCCATCCGCGCGGCGCTGGACGCCAAGGGGTACAGCGGCGTGGACATCGTCATCGCCGAGACCGGGTGGCCGTACAagggcgacgccgacgagggcGGCGCCACGGTGGACAACGCCAGGGCGTACAACGGCAACCTCGTCGCGCACCTCAAGTCGCAGGTCGGCACGCCGCGGACGCCAGGCAAATCGGTGGACACGTACCTCTTCGCGCTCTACGACGAGGACCTCAAGGGTGGGCCGGAGTCCGAGCGGTCGTTCGGCCTCTACCGGACTGACCTCACGGCGAACTACGACATCgggctcgccgccgctcccggcacGGCGGCTCCGGCCACCGTTACTCCA AACACGCCGCAGCCGAGCAGAGGGATGACGCCGACGGGGTACTGTGTGACGGCGGCCGGCGTGCCGGGGACGACGCAGGGGCAGCAGGTGCCGCAGACCAGCTCGTGCTACATCCCCGCAGGCGCGGTTTCGCGGCGAGCTGACGCCGCCGTGCGTCGGCTTGTTTGGCTTGGAGTGTTGCTTTGCCTGGTGACTTTAGTCCGCAAGTAG